A genomic region of Friedmanniella luteola contains the following coding sequences:
- a CDS encoding carbohydrate ABC transporter permease, with product MSIDLKPAGDDAPSRSPLGAASAVTGRRDQVGRNRSRRRTVAVISALVLAATCILMVFPFVWALLSSLKPTDVAFSNPPVFSFAPTFQPYVDLWQTTNFYLYLTNTVIVAVISTLVALVIGLPCAYALSRYGGVASIVLLVLALVFRALPRFAVVLPMYEISKSLGIYDTTYALAAALIAINQPFTIWLLRNFFAEIPRELDEAAMVDGCTRFGVLRRIMIPLMGPGILTAGIFVFLFAFQEYLTAAVLTDVSAKTVPVFIATQIGQNLPLLQQASAATVLLTLPVIGIAFIAQKYLVAGLASGAVKG from the coding sequence ATGAGCATCGACCTCAAGCCGGCGGGTGACGACGCCCCCAGCCGCAGCCCCCTCGGCGCCGCCTCGGCGGTGACCGGCCGACGCGACCAGGTCGGGCGCAACCGCTCGCGTCGCCGCACCGTCGCCGTGATCTCGGCGCTGGTGCTGGCCGCGACCTGCATCCTGATGGTCTTCCCCTTCGTGTGGGCCCTGCTGTCCTCGTTGAAGCCGACCGACGTGGCGTTCTCGAACCCGCCGGTCTTCTCGTTCGCGCCGACGTTCCAGCCCTACGTCGACCTGTGGCAGACGACGAACTTCTACCTGTACCTGACCAACACCGTCATCGTCGCGGTGATCAGCACGCTGGTGGCGCTGGTCATCGGGCTGCCGTGCGCCTACGCCCTGTCCCGCTACGGCGGGGTGGCGTCCATCGTGCTGCTGGTGCTCGCGCTGGTCTTCCGGGCGCTGCCGCGGTTCGCCGTCGTGCTGCCCATGTACGAGATCAGCAAGTCCCTCGGGATCTACGACACCACCTACGCCCTGGCGGCGGCGCTGATCGCGATCAACCAGCCCTTCACCATCTGGCTGCTGCGCAACTTCTTCGCCGAGATCCCGCGCGAGCTGGACGAGGCGGCGATGGTCGACGGCTGCACGCGCTTCGGCGTGCTGCGCCGGATCATGATCCCGCTGATGGGGCCGGGCATCCTGACGGCCGGCATCTTCGTGTTCCTGTTCGCGTTCCAGGAGTACCTGACCGCGGCGGTGCTGACCGACGTCAGCGCCAAGACCGTGCCGGTGTTCATCGCCACCCAGATCGGGCAGAACCTGCCCCTGCTGCAGCAGGCCTCGGCGGCCACGGTGCTGCTGACGCTGCCGGTGATCGGCATCGCGTTCATCGCCCAGAAGTACCTGGTGGCCGGTCTCGCCTCCGGCGCCGTCAAGGGGTGA
- a CDS encoding nitrilase-related carbon-nitrogen hydrolase, whose translation MTDLARPSGPTTTVAACQLRIDIDDPEGNRRRVVTAVDDAVARGAGLVVLPELVTSGYVFADLAEARERSEPVDGPTVTLLTELSARHGIVLVAGFCERSDGERPFNSLAVLDSGRLLAVYRKTHLWGTEKAVFAVGDALAPVVETRVGVVAAMICYDLEFPEMVRDVALRGAQIVVAPSNWPSNSPPPGERAPEVVKAQASAAVNRVFVVVTDRVGTERGVVWIGGSVICDVEGYPVAGPAQGEETTLLAELDLGRALAKDVGPYNHAFTDRRPDLY comes from the coding sequence ATGACCGACCTCGCCCGCCCGAGCGGCCCCACCACGACCGTCGCCGCCTGCCAGCTGCGGATCGACATCGACGACCCCGAGGGCAACCGCCGCCGGGTGGTCACCGCCGTCGACGACGCGGTGGCGCGCGGCGCCGGGCTGGTGGTGCTGCCCGAGCTGGTGACCTCGGGGTACGTCTTCGCCGACCTGGCCGAGGCCCGGGAGCGGTCCGAGCCGGTCGACGGTCCGACCGTGACGCTGCTGACCGAGCTGTCCGCCCGCCACGGCATCGTCCTGGTCGCCGGGTTCTGCGAGCGCTCCGACGGGGAGCGGCCGTTCAACAGCCTCGCCGTCCTCGACTCCGGCCGGCTGCTGGCCGTCTACCGGAAGACGCACCTGTGGGGCACCGAGAAGGCGGTCTTCGCCGTCGGCGACGCGCTGGCCCCGGTCGTGGAGACCCGCGTCGGCGTCGTCGCGGCGATGATCTGCTACGACCTCGAGTTCCCCGAGATGGTCCGCGACGTGGCACTCCGCGGCGCGCAGATCGTGGTCGCGCCGTCGAACTGGCCCAGCAACTCCCCGCCGCCCGGCGAGCGGGCGCCCGAGGTGGTCAAGGCGCAGGCCAGCGCCGCGGTCAACCGGGTCTTCGTGGTGGTCACCGACCGGGTCGGCACCGAGCGGGGGGTCGTGTGGATCGGCGGCAGCGTCATCTGCGACGTCGAGGGCTACCCCGTCGCCGGGCCGGCCCAGGGCGAGGAGACGACGCTGCTGGCCGAGCTCGACCTCGGCCGGGCCCTGGCCAAGGATGTGGGGCCGTACAACCACGCGTTCACCGACCGGCGGCCGGACCTGTACTGA
- the hisD gene encoding histidinol dehydrogenase: MPTHLKTGRSKSFADTSQDDVRERVQGIIADIRTRGDEAVSAYAETFDRWTGDLRLSAERVQEIIATLPQQVIDDIVFVQSQVRHFAEVQRASMTDVEVETLPGVFLGHRHVPVQAAGAYIPGGKYPLTASAHMTIVTAKVAGVPRVVACTPPIRGEIPAATVAAMHLAGADEIWILGGVQAVAAMAVGTASMARVDLIAGPGNAYVAEAKRQLFGEVGIDLFAGPTEILVVADEEADPFLVAVDLLSQAEHGPESPAVLVTSSERVAREAMAHVERILPGMPTADYAGPAWRDYGQVIVTEDLDEAYAVADSFASEHVQIFTAEPRVALEKMVHYGALFLGENTCVSYGDKVIGTNHVLPTLGAARYTGGLWVGKYLRTATYQEIRDTTSSGELGRVCGRASRVELFEGHARSGDARAARHLGDRFDWIDAALAHEPAGQA, from the coding sequence GTGCCCACCCACCTGAAGACCGGCCGGTCGAAGTCCTTCGCCGACACCAGCCAGGACGACGTGCGCGAGCGCGTGCAGGGGATCATCGCCGACATCCGCACCCGGGGCGACGAGGCCGTCTCCGCGTACGCGGAGACCTTCGACCGCTGGACCGGGGACCTCCGGCTGTCGGCCGAACGGGTCCAGGAGATCATCGCGACGCTGCCGCAGCAGGTCATCGACGACATCGTCTTCGTGCAGTCGCAGGTGCGGCACTTCGCCGAGGTCCAGCGCGCCTCGATGACCGACGTCGAGGTCGAGACGCTGCCCGGCGTCTTCCTCGGCCACCGGCACGTCCCCGTCCAGGCGGCCGGCGCCTACATCCCGGGCGGGAAGTACCCGCTCACCGCGTCCGCCCACATGACCATCGTCACGGCGAAGGTGGCCGGGGTCCCCCGCGTCGTGGCGTGCACGCCGCCGATCCGGGGCGAGATCCCCGCGGCGACGGTCGCCGCCATGCACCTCGCGGGCGCCGACGAGATCTGGATCCTCGGCGGCGTCCAGGCCGTGGCCGCGATGGCCGTCGGCACCGCGTCGATGGCCCGCGTCGACCTGATCGCCGGACCCGGCAACGCCTACGTCGCCGAGGCGAAGCGGCAGCTGTTCGGCGAGGTCGGCATCGACCTGTTCGCCGGACCCACCGAGATCCTCGTCGTCGCCGACGAGGAGGCCGACCCGTTCCTGGTCGCCGTCGACCTGCTGTCCCAGGCCGAGCACGGGCCCGAGTCCCCGGCCGTGCTGGTGACGAGCAGCGAGCGCGTCGCCCGCGAGGCGATGGCGCACGTCGAGCGGATCCTGCCCGGCATGCCGACCGCCGACTACGCCGGCCCCGCCTGGCGCGACTACGGCCAGGTGATCGTGACCGAGGACCTCGACGAGGCCTACGCCGTCGCGGACTCCTTCGCCTCGGAGCACGTGCAGATCTTCACCGCCGAGCCGCGGGTCGCGCTCGAGAAGATGGTCCACTACGGCGCCCTCTTCCTCGGCGAGAACACCTGCGTCTCCTACGGCGACAAGGTGATCGGCACCAACCACGTGCTGCCGACGCTCGGCGCCGCCCGCTACACCGGCGGTCTGTGGGTGGGCAAGTACCTCCGCACCGCCACCTACCAGGAGATCCGCGACACCACCTCCAGCGGCGAGCTGGGCCGGGTCTGCGGTCGCGCCTCGCGCGTCGAGCTGTTCGAGGGCCACGCCCGCTCCGGCGACGCCCGCGCCGCCCGGCACCTGGGCGACCGGTTCGACTGGATCGACGCGGCGCTGGCGCACGAGCCCGCCGGGCAGGCATGA
- a CDS encoding rRNA adenine N-6-methyltransferase family protein, which produces MPGAHGGPERRWGWHRLHADRARRLVEAAQIRPGDLVLDLGAGDGALTEPLRAAGARVLAVELHPGRAARLRARFAAVPGREAGTVTVVEADLEEFRWPTRPFRVVANPPWTLGLPLLRTLTARRSALLTAHLVLPRGLVQQAAGSRRRGLGPEYAGSALDRVPPRAFSPPPPGPAGVLEVRRAGWRP; this is translated from the coding sequence GTGCCCGGGGCCCACGGCGGGCCGGAGCGGCGCTGGGGGTGGCACCGGCTGCACGCTGACCGGGCTCGGCGGCTGGTCGAGGCGGCGCAGATCCGGCCCGGTGACCTGGTGCTGGACCTGGGGGCGGGCGACGGTGCGCTGACCGAGCCGTTGCGGGCCGCCGGGGCGCGGGTGCTGGCCGTCGAGCTGCACCCCGGCCGGGCCGCCCGGCTCCGTGCCCGGTTCGCCGCCGTGCCCGGCCGCGAGGCCGGCACGGTGACCGTGGTGGAGGCCGACCTGGAGGAGTTCCGGTGGCCGACCCGCCCGTTCCGGGTGGTGGCGAACCCGCCCTGGACGCTCGGGCTGCCGCTGCTCCGGACGTTGACGGCCCGGCGCAGCGCCCTGCTCACCGCCCACCTGGTGCTGCCGCGCGGGCTGGTCCAGCAGGCGGCCGGGTCCCGGCGGCGGGGGCTGGGGCCGGAGTACGCGGGCAGCGCCCTGGACCGGGTGCCGCCGCGGGCCTTCAGCCCGCCGCCTCCCGGACCGGCCGGCGTGCTGGAGGTCCGACGGGCAGGATGGCGACCATGA
- a CDS encoding alpha/beta fold hydrolase, whose protein sequence is MSAAPDPLVLLPGMGCTAALWSALDLPDAPLTAVLEEPALDAEVDRLLDRLPERFALAGLSLGAVVAMALVRRAPQRVTRLALLSTNPHAPTAAQRQGWDDQRARLAAGSPRALQEGLLPLLLSPGVLARRADVVATTLAMADDLGAATYDAQLRLQGTRVDERPGLVRVRCPALVLAARDDRLCGLERHAEIARLVPRVTLAVVENSGHLSPLEQPAVVSAHLRRWLATPAP, encoded by the coding sequence GTGAGCGCCGCGCCCGACCCTCTGGTGCTGCTGCCGGGGATGGGCTGCACGGCGGCGCTCTGGTCGGCCCTCGACCTGCCGGACGCCCCGCTGACCGCGGTGCTGGAGGAGCCCGCGCTCGACGCCGAGGTGGACCGGCTGCTGGACCGGCTCCCCGAGCGGTTCGCGCTGGCCGGGCTGTCGCTCGGGGCGGTCGTCGCCATGGCCCTGGTCCGGCGGGCGCCGCAGCGGGTGACCCGGCTGGCCCTGCTGTCCACCAACCCGCACGCCCCGACGGCCGCGCAGCGGCAGGGCTGGGACGACCAGCGGGCGCGGTTGGCCGCCGGCTCCCCGCGCGCGCTGCAGGAGGGCCTGCTGCCGCTGCTGCTCTCGCCCGGCGTCCTGGCGCGCCGCGCCGACGTGGTGGCGACGACCCTGGCCATGGCCGACGACCTGGGCGCCGCCACCTACGACGCGCAGCTCCGGCTGCAGGGCACCCGTGTCGACGAACGGCCGGGCCTGGTCCGGGTCCGCTGCCCCGCGCTGGTGCTCGCGGCCCGCGACGACCGGCTCTGCGGTCTGGAGCGGCACGCGGAGATCGCCCGACTGGTCCCCCGCGTCACCCTCGCCGTCGTCGAGAACTCCGGCCACCTCTCCCCGCTCGAGCAGCCGGCCGTCGTCAGCGCCCACCTCCGCCGTTGGCTGGCGACCCCCGCTCCCTGA
- a CDS encoding HpcH/HpaI aldolase family protein, giving the protein MGASLKSRLADGEKLLGALLRLGTEELVEMVAVSGFDFVLLDTEHGAADVGELRRHLVLAETHGVPVLVRVGGHEPALVLRVLDAGAEGVVAPHVDTPEQAAALVASAHYPPSGLRGFATYGRSGRFGLVGPAEHAQAAAERTLVLGMIESPAGVRAADAIAATPGLDGIMVGTADLRASSTADDPDPAEGLATVHRALAAAGRHRMDIVNGRAQAEASFADGAALVVYNLTATVMSHLADLRGARPT; this is encoded by the coding sequence ATGGGCGCCTCCCTGAAGTCCCGGCTGGCCGACGGCGAGAAGCTGCTCGGCGCCCTGCTGCGGCTGGGCACCGAGGAGCTCGTCGAGATGGTCGCGGTCAGCGGCTTCGACTTCGTGCTGCTGGACACCGAGCACGGCGCGGCCGACGTCGGCGAGCTGCGCCGGCACCTGGTGCTGGCCGAGACCCACGGCGTCCCCGTGCTGGTCCGGGTCGGCGGGCACGAACCGGCCCTGGTGCTGCGGGTCCTGGACGCCGGCGCCGAGGGCGTCGTCGCCCCGCACGTCGACACCCCCGAGCAGGCCGCGGCCCTGGTGGCGTCGGCGCACTACCCGCCCAGCGGCCTGCGCGGGTTCGCGACCTACGGCCGGTCCGGCCGCTTCGGCCTGGTGGGCCCGGCCGAGCACGCGCAGGCCGCCGCGGAGCGCACCCTGGTGCTCGGCATGATCGAGTCCCCGGCCGGCGTGCGCGCGGCCGACGCCATCGCCGCCACCCCGGGCCTGGACGGGATCATGGTCGGCACCGCCGACCTGCGGGCGTCCAGCACGGCCGACGACCCCGACCCTGCGGAGGGCCTGGCGACGGTCCACCGCGCGCTCGCCGCCGCCGGCCGGCACCGGATGGACATCGTCAACGGCCGCGCCCAGGCCGAGGCCTCCTTCGCCGACGGCGCCGCCCTGGTGGTCTACAACCTCACGGCGACGGTGATGTCCCACCTCGCCGACCTCCGCGGAGCCCGCCCGACCTGA
- a CDS encoding LacI family DNA-binding transcriptional regulator has translation MVVTSHDVARLAGVSQPTVSRALRDSPKVSEETKRRVRQAAAALGYVPSETGRALSSGRTRRIGLLLTDLENQFYPHVIAPIHRELEALDYQLVLQTESSDTGRVAERLLANGLDGVLLATTTVDSVLPVRLRDRGVPFVYFNRTSESVEADSAEVDAQIGLSQLAARILALGHRRVGAVFGPRNTSTAEQRETALREALAAGGVSISAALSYRGPFDFETGHAGARHLLQRDDPPTVVVCGNDVVAYGALNAARELDLRVPADVSIVGFDDLPAARWPLLQLTTVAFDLDAMARRAASLLVARIEDPTGPFRHEHFPSRLVERGTLAACP, from the coding sequence ATGGTGGTCACCAGCCACGACGTCGCGCGCCTGGCCGGGGTCAGCCAGCCCACGGTGTCGCGGGCGCTGCGGGACAGCCCCAAGGTCTCCGAGGAGACGAAGCGGCGGGTGCGCCAGGCCGCGGCCGCGCTGGGCTACGTGCCCAGCGAGACGGGGCGCGCCCTCTCCAGCGGCCGGACGCGGCGGATCGGGCTGCTGCTGACCGACCTCGAGAACCAGTTCTACCCCCACGTCATCGCCCCCATCCACCGCGAGCTGGAGGCGCTGGACTACCAGCTGGTGCTGCAGACGGAGTCCTCCGACACGGGCCGGGTGGCCGAGCGGCTGCTCGCCAACGGGCTCGACGGCGTGCTGCTGGCCACCACGACCGTCGACTCGGTGCTGCCGGTCCGGCTCCGCGACCGCGGGGTCCCGTTCGTCTACTTCAACCGGACGTCGGAGTCGGTGGAGGCCGACTCCGCCGAGGTCGACGCCCAGATCGGGCTGAGCCAGCTGGCGGCCCGGATCCTCGCGCTGGGACACCGCCGGGTCGGGGCCGTCTTCGGGCCGCGCAACACCAGCACCGCCGAGCAGCGGGAGACCGCGCTGCGCGAGGCGCTGGCCGCCGGCGGGGTGAGCATCAGCGCCGCCCTCAGCTACCGCGGGCCCTTCGACTTCGAGACCGGTCACGCCGGCGCCCGCCACCTCCTGCAGCGCGACGACCCGCCGACCGTCGTCGTCTGCGGCAACGACGTGGTGGCCTACGGCGCGCTGAACGCGGCACGGGAGCTGGACCTGCGCGTGCCGGCCGACGTCTCGATCGTCGGCTTCGACGACCTGCCCGCCGCCCGCTGGCCGCTGCTGCAGCTCACCACCGTCGCCTTCGACCTGGACGCGATGGCGCGCCGCGCCGCGAGCCTGCTGGTCGCCCGGATCGAGGACCCGACCGGGCCCTTCCGGCACGAGCACTTCCCGAGCCGGCTGGTGGAGCGCGGGACGCTGGCCGCCTGCCCCTGA
- a CDS encoding nitrilase-related carbon-nitrogen hydrolase: MAVLAACQVPVDIDDPVKTNRVVAEAVAEAAARGAQLVVLPELTLCGSIWRDVAESSARAEPVTGPSVAFFRALSREHGVVVVGGFCEVSGLDRPYNSAVVVDDGEVLAVYRKTHLWDTEKLHFTPGDALPPVVPTRVGAVAPLICYDLAFPEVLLDVARRGAQVVASPANWPDSDNPNTRPPEVSKAMAMAATYHVVVVVADRVGPERGVRWVGGSVICDVDGFRAAGPEFGATTVLVADLAVEAALDKQISTRNHVFGDRRTDLY; the protein is encoded by the coding sequence ATGGCCGTCCTCGCCGCCTGCCAGGTGCCCGTCGACATCGACGACCCGGTCAAGACCAACCGCGTCGTCGCCGAGGCGGTCGCGGAGGCGGCCGCGCGCGGGGCCCAGCTGGTGGTGCTGCCGGAGCTGACGCTCTGCGGCTCCATCTGGCGCGACGTCGCCGAGTCCTCGGCCCGCGCCGAGCCCGTGACCGGACCGTCGGTCGCGTTCTTCCGGGCCCTGTCCCGGGAGCACGGGGTGGTGGTGGTCGGCGGGTTCTGCGAGGTCTCGGGGCTGGACAGGCCCTACAACAGCGCCGTGGTCGTCGACGACGGCGAGGTGCTGGCCGTCTACCGCAAGACGCACCTGTGGGACACCGAGAAGCTGCACTTCACCCCGGGCGACGCGCTGCCGCCCGTCGTGCCCACCCGGGTCGGGGCGGTGGCGCCGCTGATCTGCTACGACCTCGCCTTCCCGGAGGTCCTGCTGGACGTCGCACGCCGGGGAGCACAGGTGGTCGCCTCGCCGGCGAACTGGCCGGACTCCGACAACCCGAACACCCGTCCCCCCGAGGTCAGCAAGGCCATGGCGATGGCCGCGACCTACCACGTGGTCGTGGTGGTGGCGGACCGCGTCGGCCCCGAGCGGGGGGTCCGCTGGGTGGGCGGCAGCGTGATCTGCGACGTGGACGGCTTCCGGGCGGCCGGGCCCGAGTTCGGCGCCACGACCGTGCTGGTGGCCGACCTCGCGGTGGAGGCGGCGCTCGACAAGCAGATCAGCACGCGCAACCACGTCTTCGGCGACCGGCGGACCGACCTCTACTGA
- a CDS encoding ester cyclase, whose amino-acid sequence MPLDPVAYQPYADPDDFIREVTDLIWVNRSIGHIRENYEPDSIVHGAYGTSVGVEEVVAGTLMRIAATPDRVGQAEDVVWEARGDDAFLSSHLVFSADPANGFVHRTIANCLYRRGRMVEEWVVRDSLAIALQLGQDPDAVAREKGYLGFSGSMTEAPPTDVLAVGDSGPRPDDHRPEVTRVLEMVEQVWNGRDLKAVEDYFVRDLTLHTVGYRTVIRPENYRRELLRMLRAFPAGQFEVRDVATHHADRYAGLRVAVTWVYKGLYNGVADFGPLTGTPVEILGVSQFLVQDGRIVREVRVYDEISVRTQIAVRRGDTPYDSTNIY is encoded by the coding sequence ATGCCGTTGGACCCCGTCGCGTACCAGCCCTACGCCGACCCGGACGACTTCATCCGGGAGGTGACCGACCTCATCTGGGTCAACCGCTCGATCGGCCACATCCGGGAGAACTACGAGCCCGACTCCATCGTGCACGGGGCGTACGGGACCTCCGTCGGCGTCGAGGAGGTGGTGGCCGGCACGCTGATGCGGATCGCCGCGACCCCGGACCGGGTGGGCCAGGCCGAGGACGTGGTCTGGGAGGCCCGCGGGGACGACGCGTTCCTCAGCTCCCACCTCGTCTTCTCCGCCGACCCGGCGAACGGGTTCGTGCACCGGACCATCGCCAACTGCCTCTACCGGCGCGGCCGGATGGTGGAGGAGTGGGTGGTCCGGGACTCCCTGGCCATCGCCCTGCAGCTGGGCCAGGACCCGGACGCGGTGGCCCGCGAGAAGGGCTACCTCGGCTTCTCGGGCAGCATGACCGAGGCGCCCCCGACCGACGTGCTGGCGGTCGGCGACTCGGGCCCCCGGCCCGACGACCACCGCCCCGAGGTCACCCGGGTGCTGGAGATGGTGGAGCAGGTCTGGAACGGCCGGGACCTCAAGGCCGTCGAGGACTACTTCGTCCGTGACCTCACGCTGCACACCGTGGGCTACCGCACGGTCATCCGGCCCGAGAACTACCGCCGGGAGCTGCTGCGGATGCTCCGCGCCTTCCCGGCCGGGCAGTTCGAGGTCCGCGACGTGGCCACCCACCACGCGGACCGGTACGCCGGCCTCCGGGTCGCCGTCACCTGGGTCTACAAGGGCCTCTACAACGGGGTCGCCGACTTCGGCCCGCTGACCGGGACGCCGGTCGAGATCCTCGGCGTCTCGCAGTTCCTCGTGCAGGACGGCCGGATCGTCCGCGAGGTGCGGGTCTACGACGAGATCTCCGTGCGCACCCAGATCGCCGTCCGCCGCGGCGACACCCCCTACGACAGCACCAACATCTACTGA
- a CDS encoding SDR family NAD(P)-dependent oxidoreductase: MTGAGEAPTGPLAGRTALVTGGGNGLGAAIARALHAQGAAVVLAGRRSEPLQQVCAELGARASWHACDVADPASVAALAEALADVEVDVVVNNAGVAGPVAPLTEVSVEEWDEVFDVNVRGVFLVCRAFLPAMVARGRGDVVNVASVSGKRPLVRRTPYAASKMAVIGLTSTLAFEVGPAGVNVNTLSPGPVAGPRMERNFRLEAERTGVTEAAAEEAFVSRSALGRMVTEEEVGAAVVAMLAMPGLCGADVDLSAGMVA; this comes from the coding sequence ATGACCGGAGCTGGCGAGGCCCCGACCGGACCGCTCGCGGGGCGGACCGCCCTGGTGACGGGGGGCGGGAACGGACTCGGGGCCGCCATCGCCCGGGCCCTGCACGCGCAGGGGGCGGCCGTCGTGCTGGCCGGACGCCGGAGCGAGCCGCTGCAGCAGGTCTGCGCCGAGCTCGGCGCGCGGGCGTCCTGGCACGCCTGCGACGTGGCCGACCCGGCCTCGGTCGCCGCGCTGGCGGAGGCCCTGGCCGACGTCGAGGTCGACGTGGTCGTCAACAACGCCGGCGTGGCCGGCCCGGTCGCGCCGCTGACCGAGGTCAGCGTCGAGGAGTGGGACGAGGTCTTCGACGTCAACGTCCGCGGGGTCTTCCTGGTCTGCCGGGCGTTCCTGCCGGCCATGGTCGCGCGGGGCCGCGGCGACGTCGTCAACGTGGCGTCGGTCTCCGGCAAGCGGCCGCTGGTCCGCCGGACCCCCTACGCGGCCTCGAAGATGGCGGTGATCGGGCTGACCTCGACGCTGGCCTTCGAGGTCGGGCCGGCCGGCGTCAACGTCAACACCCTCTCCCCCGGCCCGGTCGCGGGCCCCCGGATGGAGCGGAACTTCCGGCTGGAGGCCGAGCGGACGGGTGTCACCGAGGCCGCGGCCGAAGAAGCGTTCGTCTCCCGGTCCGCCCTGGGCCGGATGGTCACCGAGGAGGAGGTCGGGGCCGCCGTGGTCGCGATGCTGGCGATGCCCGGGCTCTGCGGAGCCGACGTCGACCTGTCGGCGGGGATGGTGGCCTGA
- a CDS encoding carbohydrate ABC transporter permease — protein sequence MKRREFWLLVTPSVIVMFGFMLVPLYRTVRWSFQDVEYGAPGTGVGFANFAAAVSDPRLGKAVLFTLGLTVVVTAFCLVFGYVLASLINKLGRWRPFVLGIMLISYVLPHVVGAVAFSWLFDSNFGGIVNYLANAVTGGAFGQPLWFTEVWPNRLIVAANVIWFMLPFAMLMILAGLQGVSEETLEAAEIDGAGPLQRHLYVIIPSIRGVLGFVLLIFTMDVVRIFDSLIALSPQAVGLGNESIMLYIYNIAFREGAVNLGLGSAISVLTILLILVLLYPSIRSIIKEAQAA from the coding sequence ATGAAGCGCCGCGAGTTCTGGCTGCTCGTCACGCCCAGCGTGATCGTGATGTTCGGATTCATGCTGGTCCCCCTCTACCGGACGGTGCGGTGGAGCTTCCAGGACGTGGAGTACGGCGCCCCCGGGACGGGGGTCGGGTTCGCCAACTTCGCCGCGGCGGTCTCGGACCCCCGGCTCGGCAAGGCCGTGCTGTTCACTCTGGGGCTGACCGTGGTGGTCACCGCCTTCTGCCTGGTGTTCGGCTACGTCCTGGCGAGCCTGATCAACAAGCTCGGCCGCTGGCGGCCCTTCGTGCTGGGGATCATGCTGATCTCCTACGTGCTGCCGCACGTCGTGGGGGCCGTCGCGTTCAGCTGGCTGTTCGACTCCAACTTCGGCGGCATCGTCAACTACCTCGCCAACGCCGTCACCGGCGGGGCGTTCGGTCAGCCGCTCTGGTTCACCGAGGTGTGGCCGAACCGGCTGATCGTCGCCGCGAACGTCATCTGGTTCATGCTGCCGTTCGCCATGCTGATGATCCTGGCCGGCCTGCAGGGCGTCTCGGAGGAGACGCTGGAGGCGGCGGAGATCGACGGCGCCGGCCCGCTGCAGCGCCACCTCTACGTGATCATCCCGAGCATCCGCGGGGTGCTCGGCTTCGTCCTGCTGATCTTCACCATGGACGTGGTCCGCATCTTCGACTCGCTGATCGCCCTGTCCCCGCAGGCCGTCGGGCTCGGCAACGAGTCGATCATGTTGTACATCTACAACATCGCGTTCCGCGAGGGCGCGGTGAACCTGGGCCTCGGCAGCGCGATCAGCGTGCTGACGATCCTGCTCATCCTGGTCCTGCTGTACCCCTCGATCCGGAGCATCATCAAGGAGGCGCAGGCCGCATGA